The Mus musculus strain NOD/MrkTac chromosome 4 genomic contig, GRCm38.p6 alternate locus group NOD/MrkTac MMCHR4_NOD_IDD9_3 genome segment CTTCGGATTTCCAGTCACCTGTACTGTAGACACACCAATGTAAAGATCTTTGGCACTCCACTTTACTACAGGCTGAGATGCAGACGCTTGGGATGCTGCAGTCTCTGGAGTGGGAGGGGCGGCTTCCCGGCTGTACTCCCTCACTCCTTCACTGGGGCTGATTGTCTCGGGGGAAGGCTGCTTAGACCTAGGGCTCTGCTTCCTGATATTTGGCTGCTCCAGACTCAGTGCAGTGCAGAGCAGCTTCTCCTGCCTTGCCTGGAAGGACTCGGGGTTCAATTTATGCTTTTTGGGAGCCGGATAATCTTTGTGGCCCTCAGTGCTGTAGTAATTAGAGGGTTCAGACCGAGGTCTTCTCAGCTCTGAAAAGTACAGTAGAAAGGACAGTCAGGTCAGGTGATGAAAGTAGGAATCCCTAAAGAATTAACACTTTATGCCTGGGAGATAAGGAGGGCGAAGCTGGAGCGCAAGGCATGTTCCTGAGGTATAAATACTCCCTAGCAGCCTAGACTGCTCAGACAATCCTCCGCCAAAAGGATTCGTTTCCTGTACAAACAGACTTTCCATATTGGGAGGGGCACTACTTTTAAAGGAAAATCAGAAGCAATAAGTAGCCCCCTCCCACCAAACCCTTAAATGTTTCCTACAGACTCTTCTAAGGGAAGCTGCAGACAGCCAATGGGGAGCCGGCAAGTTCCGAGATGAAACCCTTGTGAATCTGTACCTGGATTGGTGCTCGCAATGACAGTGACTCCTTTGGGTATTTCTGGAGGGCTCATGGCCTCCCTCTGCCACTGGGCCATCCAGCTGTCTGTGGTTGGCTCTTCGCTTGGGGCACAGTGGATCCGGGAGGCCTGTCCCAACTGGGCCTGCTCATCTCTCTGCAGGTGTTCCAGACACTCTGCTAACTTCACGTGGCCCCTCGACCTGGCAATTCCCAAAGGCAGCCGTCCCAGAGAGTCGGGGATGGAGATGGCCCGGCGGTCCCACTTGTAGAGCACCACAGCCGCTTCCAAGTGCCCCAGGGCACAGGCCCACATCTGAAAGCCAGGCAGACAGATGGAGGAACTTAACAGGAGACCAAAAAAATGGATGTCTCTTTTGATGTTGCTAGCAGCAGAAACACTAGTCTGTTGGTGTTCTTTGTGGGGCCACTGGATAAATAGTGCCATTACAGCTATCTGATTCCAACGAGAAATAATGGTGTGCATGTCTGTCACTCCCCCAGAGTCTATAAATTCATTTTCCTACATCAGATTAGAATTTATCTTTGTATTATATTTAGAAAGCGTATcattacagcccaggctggccttgaactgtgtagccaaggatgaccttgaacttgtgaaccTCCTGATTCCATCTCCTGAAAGCTTACGTTAGGAGTTTGCACCACCATCACACTCTGTTTTTAGTTTCATCTTTTAAGTGACAGTCTCAGATCCCATTGGGATCTAGAGTTCCTGTGTCAGTTTAGAGAGATGGTTAGGGGACTAAACAAGCCacctcatccatctatccatccatccatccatccatccatccttccatccatttatTTTAAGATAGAGTTTCTCCATATaaccctgtctgtcctagaactcactctgtagaacaggctggcctcgaactcaaaagatttgcctgcctctgcctcctgaattctgggattaaaggcgtgcgccatcactgccaaGCTAACAAGCCTCTTCCTTACCAGAGGAGTACAGGAGAAGTGGTCCACATTCAGGGGATCAACCTCCAGTTCCAAATCAATGCTGTCTGCATGCTTTGTGCTGTTGGAGATAGCACAGAGGTTACCACACAGTAGCCCACGGCAAAAGGAAACACCAGGACAACACAGAACCCATGAAAAGGAAACCAAACTGGGCACCAAGCCTCCCTGGTGTGAAGAAATAGGATTCTAGATTCCAAGGGCAGATTGGACTCCATTTGACAAGAGCCCAAAGGAAGCAGAGCGCCTAGCATCTCATGTCTCCCTCGGCAGTCAAGGGCACAAGACCACACAAATCTCCAGGGACCCGTCCTGGGAAAAAGCCCTGGCTCACGGGCCATGACACACACTGAGCGAGCAGATTCCTGGGCACCAGCGGGGAAAGCCCAGGAACCGGAGAGGTGGGGACGGCTGGGGCCTTTGCGCCTGGCCTTACCGCCATTTGATGAGGGTCTGGATCAGGGTGGCGTAGCCCTGGGCAGCAGCCAGGTGTAAGAGGGTCATCCCGCGGAAGGTCTTCGAATGGATCAGATGCTTGGACTTGGCCCAGCAGGCCCGGCTCATCATCTTCTCACACACGACAACCACACGGCTCTCGAAGCAGCTCCCCAGGGTCCCAGCGCCCGAGGCACACTGCGTCATGAGAAAGTTCACGTCACATCCAGGGCCCTGGGCCCTCTTCCACACAAGCGAGACAAACGACAATCAGCAGTCAGTAGAAAACATGTTAACAGTGAAACCAAAGGACCGTTAAGAACTGGAGacggggctggcaagatggctccaaGCGGGAAAGGCTCCAGCTGCCAAGCAAGAGGACCACGGTCTGGTCCCCTGGAACCTACACGGTAAGCTGCCCTCTGGCTTGCAcacacagttttattttatttctaattacatATACATTAattatgaatgtgtgcatgagtaCAGGTGTGTGCCTTGAGATGCACTGTAAGGGTTACTTATCATAAGGGTGCACAGGACCCTCAGCGCTGGCCACATGCCTTCCTTGCTGGGAACAAGAGAGGGATAAAAATCAAGGCTGCTACCCAGCAAGCGGAGTCCTGGGTAGCAGTCCTTTGTTCAACACGCTTAGCCAAGTGGCACATGTAGCCTAACCCCCACCTCTGTTGTTACTATAAAAGCCCATTATTTTCTGGCAATAAATTCCACATAATCAAAATAGGACAGAAACAACACTGGTCttcaatgttatttttaaatctaaaaaaaaaaaaaaaaaaaattccgaaAGTTAAAAAGGCAGACGACCGGTCAATGCAGGGTCATCTTCACCAGAGCTGTCAAAACACTACAGGAAagatagctgagccatctcaacatgCAACAGACTGACCTTGGCCCAGGCAGAAAGCCTGCTCTATATACACCATGCAGACAGGTTTACAGAGACATGGAGACCACCAGCCAGTGACTAAGCAGGGAAAGTTTCCAATGAAATACAAACGGCCCTGTCTCTGTCGTGGGTAGTAGACACTGTCATTTATTATCAGATCACAGAGGGCCAGCTGCCATATGGCTGAGCTCAAAAGTGTGCTAAACTGTTCCCTTTATGTGATGTTCGTGTGTGAAAAGGGTTTCAGGGGAACCTATCATTTGGCCCTCATATCAATATACAGATTACTTGCTCTACACAACTTAGTATCAGGTGAAAAATCAAAGCTATCTTGGGCTGGATATAGTGGCATATAGGCTTTTAATATcagtatttgggaggtagaggcattCTAGGCTTGTCTTAACAGTGTGGCCTTGACCACCAATTTCTGAAGATGGGAGGCATAAAAGAAAgtctgagatatttttaatgcttTGCTTTCATCTgttattaatataaaaaatactggtgctggagagatggctcagcagttaagggcacttgttactcttgcaagggtcaattcctagcacccatatgatTGCACCCAAACATGTGTAAGTCCAGTTCCacagaaatctgatgccctctgctggtctctTCAGgcattgtgcacacacacacacacacacacactcaggcaaaacacccatgtgcataaaataagtaaattaaaatattgctagtgtttcatattttcaagatttccaaacaaacaaaagaggaaattctgccaggcgtggtggtgatACACAACTTGACCCAAGCCCTGAAGAGGCAGAGGCGGCCAAtctccaatgagttcaaggccaccatggtctgtatagtgagttccagcccagccagggctatatggagacCTTACctcacaaacaaaatcaaaacaaaacagcaaacaaaacaaaacagaaagaggggtgtggaagagagaggaggaaagaaaaggcatcCTGCACAGGAATCCATCCTTCACGGTGAAGAATAGGAAGGGGGTTTCCTTGTGGCTCTCAGGCAAGGAAGGACTCGGTAGCTGATGCAAGAAACACTACTGAGTTTTCCATCTCGGGGTGTTTTAAAAGAGTTTATCCTCAGACTTTCTCAAAACGAAGCTCCTAGTTGGGATGTCCTCAGAAGCTTCAGGAACAGTACTGTGACAGCAATACTCGGCCATCTCCCTGTGTGGCCACTCCACACAGTCTTTGTGCAGTCTATGAAGAAAGTACAAGTGGGACTGGTGGactgatggctcagtggatagccGTGCTTGTCACTATGCCTGACAGCCTGCATCCAATCCCAGAACCAAAGTGttaggaaagaactgactccccacAGCTGTCCCCCTGGAGCCCCACGTGCGTCATgtacacaaacaaaaatgaagaaaataaaatttaaaaagaagaggaaaggtgtTGCAAGAGATGATCGACCCCATGCGGTGGCTCACTGGACAACAGTCCTCACCATTTTCTGAGTTCATCTTCTGGGGGCTGTAAAAAGGCATAAGGACTGCTAGATTGAATTATGCTCTAATTTCTCCAGACAGGCATGAGACACAGAATCGGAAGGAGAGGGACTGGTTTAATTCGGAGTTCTGGTAGATGGGCATCAACCCTTGGCTGCTCCTTCCAACTGCCAGGGAACACAGTGAGCTCTGAGACCAAGAGGGGCAGCTGGAGACTGGGCTGGTCAGTCTGCACCCAGGCCTCTTTCACACCACACGGACTGAGCAAGGGCACGACGATGCAGGGTCCTTGACGATGACACCAGTAGCAGCAAGGAGGGCACTGGCACCAGGTGCCTCGTGCACAGATGAAACACAGCAAACAGAAGCTGCCGCCTATGGACGGCAGGGCCTACCTGGGCCTGGCCCCCTCCGGCACCACTCCCGCTGCCGCTCCCGCTGCCGCCTCCGCCGCTCGCCTGCTTGTGCTGCTGGGAGCCGGTCATCTCGGCCATCCTCCTTTCCATCTGCTCCAGACGCTCCAGGATGGACATCCTGAACTGGTTATCTAGGGCAGAGCAGGAAGCGTGAGGCtgagttctagaagaaagcatttgacctGTGGCCTATGCCAGCTTGTGAGTCTGGTGTCCAAAAGACTGTCAGCAGCTCTGCCAAGTGAGGGACTACGGCAGGCTGGTCTCCCCAGTAAGGCAGGCAGGCTGTCTCCGCACACCAGAACATAATGCTTACAGAAGCCCACAGTGCCCAGAGgaaggaccagaaaaaaaattccctttgTGTCAAAACCCTCAATTTTGGGTTCCTGCCTCACTATTTGTTTGTGGAATTCCCCACAGAAACCCTGAGGGAatcagacaaaacacccacacacccccacagcCACACCACTACACCACCACCACTCAGGGAAGACACCGGAAGTGGCTATGATGTAATATAAGTTGGGGGGGGGAAGATTCGAGAAAGGAGGCAGGAGGGTGTAAGCTCCCTTACAGAGTTTAACACTCTCAGTCAGAGGCAGGTCCATGGTTCAGTCCTACCTAACAAAGGCAACAAGCCATCGCCACAGGAGCTGGGATTGTAAATTCAGAAAGCATGAACCTATACCACCAAGTAAAGACCAGACAGCACATCCATGCCCCAACCtgcgtgcaagcacacacacaggaagaatcCGGACATGCCACAGGAGTAAGAGGACCCCAAATCATTACCAAAGTCATCGGTGCCATGTTAACGCCACAGGTAAATATGGTACCGGGGGTTCCCGCAGCGCTGAGGAGGGCAGAAGAGGTATGGTGCTGCTGGAGCCCAGTCAAGAGCGTGGAAACGAGGCAGCGAGTGTGTGTGACCAGAGTGCGTGGGCACGGAGCTGAGATATGTCAGGAAAGGTGACCCTTAAGTCTGGCGGGTgtgaagagaaaaaaacagaTACACAAGCCAGAAATAAAGAGCCTGAGGCAAGCcatgaaaggaggaggaagggtgggccggagaggagggagaggtgggCTACTCGGAACACTGCTATCCTGTCGGCTAACTGCACAGCAAGGATAAAGCCACAGTACCCCTAACTCCCAGCAATCCAGTGGGAATCCCACTGGTTCACACACGGCCATGCTCAGAATATGCTATGTCCTAAGGAAGCGTTCTTCACATCAACTCCTCAAGGTGAACACGGTCGTCAGGACCTTGCTCAAGGCAGTGAGAGCATGTTTCTCCCCCAAACTTCGAAAGGCACAGCTCCATTCAGAACACCCGGCCATCCAAGTCACAGAGAAGCCTGGGAAGGGGAGATCGGCCGGGGTTCCCTGCAACCCTCACGGTAACCCCAGACTGGTAAGTGGGGCAGCTCACGTGCAAGGCAGAGACAACACACCAGGGTGGTACCCCCTCCATCCCAAGCTCTTCAATGCAGGAGGCAGGCACAGCTGCTTTACAAACAGCGGCACACAAGGATGGCTCCTCTCTCTGGCCAAATGCCCCAGGAAGGAATTATTAGAGAAAGATAGGGACAGGCTTGAAATGCCCTGAAAAAACGTACTTCTTCCTTGGAAACTTTAAATATTAACTTTCCATCAAATTCATTTTACTTAACTAAACTACACAATTTACTAAACTACACAATTATTTTACTAAAGTACACAAGAGGGAGACCTTTTCCCAGTCTGGAGGTCGCCTCCACAAATATCGTTAACAGAAACAAGCGTGCACACTCAAGTGAAACGGGAGCCCTCCCCCCATCTCTGTCTAACTTGATCCGGCCATCTTGGAGGATTTCATCCGAGGATTATGCACGTGAGTAATTTGGAACCAAcactgtctgggatggagggtaGATGGGGAAGAGGGCCTTCAGCATTTGGATATCAGGAACCCAAATGGTACAGGAAAACTTATCCCTCTGTCAGAGGTCAGCTAAAGACAGAACTCCACCCTTGGGTCACAGCTCAGCAGGAAGCAGCAGGCCTGGGACACTGCAAaggttcctccttccttcccgCAGTGCGGTGGTGGCTCAGTTTCACCTCCATTCACCTCTGGGCCTGCAGTAGGCTACCTCACTGACACAATGTAGCTGAATTCTAAGCGGCCCCAGCTCCTTCTTATCCCTGCACTTTTCCCCAAGCACCGTGGACCGAGCAGCCAAGAGGAGCCGCTCCTCAGGAGACAAAGTCACAGAGGCTCTGAAAGCCCGGAGACCCGGTTACATCCACCTGGACACAGCCACCAGTTTCCTGTGGAGCACACTGGACTATGCTGTGCTAAGGGTGTTCACCTGCCTGTCCCTCCTGCCAGGCCTCGATTGAAAGGACACAGACTCTCCTGACTTGCAAAGGCTGAACACTACGCTGGCTTTTAATCCCCAGAAACAAGGCTGCCCTGTTGCTATGCAGTGAGTACTTATATATTGATAGACTACTCCAAGAAGCACTTCATAAAGATACCCAGCCTCTGACtcatgagccaaataaacacctatTCTTTATAAATCATCCAGTCTCTAACAACTGTCTCTGTATCCATGTCCTGGGTATCCATGGGCTTATTTGAAAGATAGAAAGTATCTCTAAATGAAGGTGGAGGAGATGGGAAGAGGCTCAGTCCATGAAGCACTTACCCTGCAAGCATGGGAACTTGGCATTTCCAGTCACCAAGAAGGTCAGAGTACATATGGTAACCTGTCTcgaagcccagcacttgggaggcagaggtggcatCTCTGGGGCAAAGCAGACTAGCTGAATCAGTTAGGCTCCTAGTCTGAGTGTGAGgtaagaggatcaagagttcaaagccagactgggtAACTTATCAACACTctgtttcaaaatttaaaaagcctgatggttcacacctgtaatcccagaactcaggaggctaagtcaggcagatctctgtgagtttgaggctagcctaagtctacatagcaagttcttagccagccaggcctacacagtgagatcctatcaaagaaaaaacaaaacatcaaaatacTAAGGGCTGTCTTATCAGTGATTCGGAGCTTGTATCCCATCAAATGAGCACACTGAGTGTGTGTGGATGTCTTGTCGTCATTCCCGAACGATACGGCATACTGACTGACACAGCATTTACCTTATATTAGATACAGCAAACAACTGTGAGACAGTGAAATCCAAGGGAAGGTACACACAGGCTCTATGCAAATACTTTGTGTAGGAGACCTGAGGATTCTTGGGTCCTGGTATCTCTGGGTTGTCCAGAGTCCAATGCACCCTGGGTACTGAGGAGGCACTTGGCTTCATTATCTCCATAGGAAATGGACTAACATCGGTGACTCCCATTTTCAGAGGGCTTAAGCGACTTCTGAGCTCTATTCCTAAGGTTTCTGAGGCCACAGGTCTGGGCGAGGCCCAGCGGTTACATTTCTCACAAGTTCTCAAGGGGATGCCGGGGATGCTAGTAGGGACCACATTTCAAGGAGCATGGCTCAGgccctggcttgcttccactgtgAAAGAACATCCCTTTTCCTCCCCGTGCTTGGCTACTCTGCAGGTGATCGTCCACTTTAGGACTGTCTGGTTAGATAGCATCCGTGGGATCTTACGAGAGTAGCAGTTGGTCGGGGATGGTGTATAGATGTTGTGACCCTTGACCAGTTTGGTTTGGGCAGGATCTGCTGGACTGGCTGGTTAAGTTGGGATTTTTCTCATGCAGTCTTTGCAAGCAAGGAACtaaaactcctgtctgtgttcacAGGGAAGGGGACTGAGTTCTGTGTCACCCAGTCTTAGAAGCAATGGTCCCCGTGAGACGTGGAACCCTGCTCCTTTCACTGGAGGATGGTGTTTAGGAACCAGGACTTGGGTGCTGTGTACACTCCCTGATGCTGGGTCACTGCTTCGAGGCTCCATCAGTGCACAGAGCTAGTACACACTTGTATGTATACAGACACATGCAACCACAGCAATCCATCTGTCGTATGTTAAAATAAACATGACTCCGTATTAACAGTGGAAAAGAACTTTACAATGTTCATTTGTGAAAAGAAACAAGTGTTTCCTAGACATGGCACTGGCAACAGGAGACACGGTGCAAAGACTACTCAGTGATACGTCGGACTGCAAAAGAGGAGCTAGAACCCGGTAGGCACACAAAAGGCTGGTACAGTCACATGCCTGGCCATTCTCACCCCAGATCCTAAATTTCCAACAATATTGAAAAATGTAAGTATAAAGGAAACCACTCATTGTCATGGATAACTTGGTGGTTACAAAGATCaggaggaaaacaccacacaaccAATCACTGCCCAAGAATCAAGAACGGCTTGTTGAAGCTGCGTG includes the following:
- the Gm13090 gene encoding uncharacterized protein LOC105704528 (The RefSeq protein has 1 substitution compared to this genomic sequence), producing MLTPQAQLHSEHPAIQVTEKPGKGRSAGVPCNPHGNPRLYTRGRPFPSLAVASTNIVNRNKRAHSSETGALPPSLSNLIRPSWRISSEDYAPPWTEQPRGAAPQETKSQRL